One Rhinolophus sinicus isolate RSC01 linkage group LG06, ASM3656204v1, whole genome shotgun sequence DNA window includes the following coding sequences:
- the PLET1 gene encoding placenta-expressed transcript 1 protein encodes MAVLGSTLLPLGLFPCLVMLFISASSANYSDSCLLFIQIVPTTAPGIKANPDVYERNTIYTISVPVNNNVSSVVLRAVDMNNNSLGVWHSADRDCNSSSLYHMKDSRSTLFRAYWESPHSMNVTAVKIQAFTISFHRMATFSSLTLKKRAMTTTSPFTISTTRPPKTHVLPTTRILNPTSTLTTTSSVASGIFLSPIADALQILLVFLTSKLLF; translated from the exons ATGGCCGTCCTCGGTTCCACGCTGCTGCCACTGGGGCTGTTTCCGTGTCTCGTAATGCTGTTTATTTCTGCCAGCTCGGCAAATTACAGTGACAGCTGCCTGCTCTTCATTCAGATCGTCCCCACCACTGCTCCAGGCATCAAGGCTAATCCAGATGTCTATGAACGCAACACAATCTACACAA TATCAGTTCCTGTGAATAACAATGTCAGCTCTGTAGTCCTACGAGCAGTGGACATGAACAACAACTCATTGGGCGTATGGCACAGCGCAGACCGGGATTGCAACAGCAGCAGCTTGTATCACATGAAGGACTCGCGCAGCACACTCTTCAGGGCCTACTGGGAATCTCCTCATTCCATGAACGTAACTGCAGTCAAGATACA AGCCTTCACTATCAGTTTCCACAGAATGGCTACGTTTTCTTCTCTGACACTGAAAAAACGAG cAATGACCACAACGTCACCCTTCACGATCTCCACGACCAGGCCACCCAAAACCCATGTCCTACCCACAACCCGAATCCTAAACCCAACCTCAACCCTAACCACAACCAGCAGCGTGGCCAGCGGGATCTTCCTCAGCCCCATCGCAGATGCCCTTCAGATCCTGCTCGTCTTTCTCACCAGCAAACTCCTCTTCTAG